The Salinispora tropica CNB-440 genome has a window encoding:
- the dop gene encoding depupylase/deamidase Dop, producing MSVRRIMGTEVEYGISVPSQAGANPMVTSSQVVNAYGARPELNRGGRARWDYEEESPLRDARGFTYSGAAYDPAEALADEDLGLANVILTNGARLYVDHAHPEYSTPEVTTPRDLVRWDKAGEQVMAEAARRAATIPGSHPIHLYKNNTDNKGASYGAHENYLMRRQTPFADIVTYLTPFFVTRQIVAGAGRVGLGQDGGQSGFQISQRADFFEVEVGLETTLKRPIINTRDEPHADADKYRRLHVIIGDANLSEISTYLKVGTTALILTMIEEKALVPDLGIADPVSELRAVSHDPTLSHLMRLRDGRRLTALDVQWAYYERVRSFVDDRYGSDVDEQTADVLDRWESVLDRLGRDAFLCADELDWVAKLRLLEGYREREKLGWGSSKLQLVDLQYSDVRPEKGLYHRLVSRGAMRTLLPAEAAQVAMTEPPEDTRAYFRGRCLAQFASEVVAASWDSVIFDVGRESLVRVPMMEPERGTRTHVGALFDRCESAKDLLETLTGG from the coding sequence ATGAGCGTTAGACGGATCATGGGTACCGAGGTCGAGTACGGCATCTCCGTGCCCAGTCAGGCCGGGGCTAATCCGATGGTCACCTCTTCGCAGGTGGTCAACGCCTACGGGGCGCGTCCCGAGCTCAACCGCGGGGGGCGGGCTCGCTGGGACTACGAGGAGGAGTCGCCGCTGCGCGACGCCCGTGGCTTCACCTATTCCGGCGCCGCCTACGACCCGGCGGAGGCCCTCGCTGACGAGGATCTCGGCCTGGCCAACGTGATTCTCACCAACGGAGCCCGGCTCTATGTGGACCATGCCCATCCGGAGTACTCCACACCCGAGGTGACCACCCCAAGGGACCTGGTGCGCTGGGACAAAGCTGGGGAGCAGGTGATGGCCGAGGCGGCCCGACGTGCCGCCACCATCCCCGGTAGCCATCCCATTCACCTATACAAGAACAACACCGACAACAAGGGTGCCAGTTACGGGGCCCACGAGAACTACCTGATGCGGCGGCAGACCCCGTTCGCCGACATCGTCACGTATCTGACTCCGTTCTTTGTCACCCGGCAGATCGTCGCGGGGGCCGGGCGGGTCGGCCTCGGCCAGGACGGCGGGCAGAGCGGCTTCCAGATCTCCCAGCGCGCCGACTTCTTCGAGGTCGAGGTGGGGCTGGAGACCACGCTCAAGCGGCCCATCATCAACACTCGCGACGAGCCGCACGCCGACGCCGACAAGTACCGCCGGCTGCACGTCATCATCGGCGACGCCAACCTGTCGGAGATCTCGACGTATCTCAAGGTCGGCACGACCGCCCTGATCCTCACCATGATCGAAGAGAAGGCGCTCGTCCCTGACCTCGGCATCGCGGACCCGGTCAGCGAGCTCCGCGCGGTCAGCCACGACCCGACCCTCAGCCATCTCATGCGCCTGCGGGACGGGCGGCGGCTCACCGCGCTGGATGTGCAGTGGGCCTACTACGAGCGGGTGCGCTCCTTCGTGGACGACCGGTACGGCAGCGACGTTGACGAGCAGACCGCCGACGTGCTGGACCGTTGGGAGAGCGTGCTGGACCGGTTGGGTCGGGACGCGTTTCTCTGCGCTGACGAACTCGACTGGGTGGCGAAGTTGCGGTTGCTGGAGGGCTACCGGGAGCGGGAGAAGCTCGGCTGGGGGTCATCCAAGCTGCAACTGGTCGACCTGCAGTACTCCGATGTCCGCCCGGAGAAGGGGCTCTACCACCGGTTGGTGTCGCGGGGCGCGATGAGGACGCTGCTACCGGCGGAGGCGGCTCAGGTCGCGATGACCGAGCCTCCGGAGGACACCCGGGCCTACTTCCGGGGTCGATGCCTCGCCCAGTTCGCCTCCGAGGTGGTTGCGGCGAGCTGGGATTCGGTCATCTTCGACGTGGGTCGGGAGTCGCTGGTGCGGGTGCCGATGATGGAGCCGGAGCGCGGCACCCGGACGCACGTCGGTGCGCTCTTCGACCGCTGCGAGAGCGCCAAGGACCTGCTGGAGACGCTGACCGGTGGTTGA
- a CDS encoding ubiquitin-like protein Pup has translation MATRDSGGQSQTGRSQQGEEIEDVTTEASAEAAERHAEITEDVDDLLDEIDSVLEENAEEFVRGYVQKGGE, from the coding sequence ATGGCGACCCGTGATAGCGGTGGGCAGTCGCAGACCGGCCGGTCCCAGCAGGGCGAGGAGATCGAGGACGTCACGACGGAGGCGAGCGCGGAGGCGGCCGAGCGACACGCCGAGATCACCGAGGACGTGGACGACCTGCTTGATGAGATCGACTCAGTTCTTGAGGAGAACGCCGAGGAGTTCGTCCGGGGCTACGTGCAGAAGGGTGGCGAATAG
- the prcB gene encoding proteasome subunit beta, whose amino-acid sequence MAAAFDPSGRFPDLFTSVGTSSFSAFLSKAAPELLPGRRPLPPGMATGLTPHATTIVAIATAGGVVLAGDRRATMGNLIAQRDVEKVHPADAYSLVGMAGAAGIGIELTRLFQVELEHYEKTEGAMLSLDGKANRLAAMVRGNLGAAMQGLAVVPLFAGFDLAATDPAKAGRIFSFDVTGGPYEETGYDAVGSGSVFAKSALKKRFRLGLSVDDAVRLAVEALYDAADDDTATGGPDLTRRIYPVVMSATAEGTHRLTEAETAAIAESVVAGRMENPGG is encoded by the coding sequence GTGGCAGCGGCTTTCGACCCATCCGGGCGTTTTCCGGATCTGTTCACCAGCGTGGGGACATCCTCCTTCTCCGCGTTCCTGAGCAAGGCGGCTCCGGAGTTGCTGCCCGGACGACGGCCACTGCCGCCCGGGATGGCCACGGGCCTGACGCCGCACGCCACCACCATCGTCGCCATCGCCACCGCCGGTGGGGTCGTGCTGGCGGGCGATCGCCGCGCCACCATGGGCAACCTGATCGCCCAGCGGGACGTCGAGAAGGTGCACCCGGCGGACGCCTACTCCCTGGTGGGCATGGCGGGTGCCGCCGGAATCGGGATCGAGCTGACCCGACTCTTCCAGGTCGAGCTGGAGCACTACGAGAAGACCGAGGGCGCGATGCTCTCGCTCGACGGTAAGGCCAACCGGTTGGCCGCGATGGTCCGGGGCAATCTCGGCGCGGCGATGCAGGGGCTCGCGGTTGTTCCGCTCTTCGCTGGGTTCGACCTGGCCGCGACGGACCCGGCGAAGGCCGGTCGGATCTTCAGCTTCGACGTGACCGGCGGTCCCTACGAGGAGACCGGTTACGACGCGGTCGGCTCCGGTTCCGTGTTCGCCAAGTCGGCGCTGAAGAAGCGGTTCCGGCTTGGGCTCTCCGTTGACGACGCGGTGCGCCTGGCCGTGGAGGCCCTGTACGACGCGGCCGACGACGACACCGCGACCGGCGGGCCGGACCTGACCCGGCGGATCTACCCGGTGGTGATGTCTGCCACGGCGGAGGGCACGCACCGACTCACCGAGGCGGAGACGGCGGCGATCGCCGAAAGTGTGGTCGCCGGCCGGATGGAGAATCCGGGCGGCTGA
- the prcA gene encoding proteasome subunit alpha: MAMQFYASPEQIMRDRSELARKGIARGRSAVVLSYAGGVLFVAENLSSALHKVGEIYDRIGFAAVGRYNEFENLRRAGVRMADLNGLSYDRRDVTGRALANSFAQTLGAIFTEQSKPFEVEICVAQVGVTAEDDELYRLTYDGSVNDEPGRMAMGGQAEAIAGALKSNHRSDMSLGDAVKVAVRALGSVGGEGGAARTIAADQLEVAILDRHRDGRTFRRVTGAALTALLDDGAAAASTDAPAAAADSADVEERPDSEAP; the protein is encoded by the coding sequence GTGGCCATGCAGTTCTACGCCTCCCCCGAGCAGATCATGCGCGACCGCTCCGAGCTGGCCCGCAAGGGCATCGCCCGAGGGCGCAGCGCGGTGGTCCTGAGTTACGCCGGCGGGGTGCTCTTCGTCGCGGAGAACCTCTCCAGCGCCCTGCACAAGGTCGGTGAGATCTACGATCGGATCGGCTTCGCCGCCGTGGGCCGATACAACGAGTTCGAGAACCTGCGGCGTGCGGGTGTGCGGATGGCCGACCTGAACGGTCTGAGCTACGACCGGCGGGACGTGACCGGGCGGGCGCTCGCCAACTCGTTCGCGCAGACACTCGGAGCGATCTTCACCGAGCAGTCCAAGCCGTTCGAGGTGGAGATCTGTGTCGCCCAGGTCGGTGTAACGGCGGAGGACGACGAACTGTACCGGTTGACCTACGACGGGTCGGTCAACGATGAGCCCGGCCGAATGGCGATGGGCGGTCAGGCCGAGGCGATCGCTGGAGCGCTGAAGTCGAACCACCGTTCGGACATGTCGCTGGGCGACGCGGTCAAGGTGGCGGTGCGGGCGTTGGGCAGCGTCGGCGGTGAGGGCGGGGCTGCTCGCACGATCGCGGCGGACCAGCTGGAGGTGGCCATCCTGGACCGCCACCGGGACGGGCGGACGTTCCGGCGGGTTACCGGTGCGGCGTTGACCGCCTTGCTCGACGATGGGGCCGCGGCAGCGTCGACGGATGCCCCGGCTGCTGCGGCAGACTCGGCCGATGTGGAGGAACGCCCCGATTCCGAGGCCCCCTAG
- the rfbB gene encoding dTDP-glucose 4,6-dehydratase yields MRILVTGGAGFIGSALVRRLLHSTDSVLRPERVTVLDSFTYAGTEGSLGPVRDDPRLRVVRGDVRDVELVDAAVAGHDAIVHLAAESHVDRSIASAAPFVSTNVGGTGVLLDAALRHRTGRFLHVSTDEVYGSIAQGSWPPSAPLDPSSPYSASKAAADLLALAYHRTHGLDVVITRGANTYGPYQHPEKLIPRFVTNLIDGHTLPLYGDGGDIRNWLHVDDHCQGIALAHRDGRAGAIYHLGSDTARTNRELTGSLLAEFDAGWDRVTPVTDRKGHDRRYALDTTETQRELGWKPTVDFEQGLAATVDWYRENRAWWEPLIKA; encoded by the coding sequence GTGAGAATCCTCGTCACCGGCGGGGCCGGCTTCATCGGCTCGGCACTTGTGCGCCGGCTGCTCCACAGCACCGATTCGGTCCTACGGCCGGAGCGGGTTACCGTGCTCGACTCGTTCACGTACGCCGGCACCGAAGGAAGTCTCGGCCCGGTCCGCGACGACCCCCGCCTGCGCGTCGTCCGCGGCGACGTACGCGACGTGGAGCTGGTGGACGCCGCCGTCGCCGGACACGACGCTATCGTCCACCTCGCCGCCGAGTCCCACGTGGACCGTTCCATCGCCAGCGCCGCTCCGTTCGTCAGCACCAACGTGGGCGGTACCGGCGTTCTGCTCGACGCCGCGCTGCGGCACCGCACCGGGCGGTTCCTCCACGTCTCCACCGACGAGGTTTATGGCTCCATCGCCCAGGGCTCGTGGCCCCCCTCCGCGCCGCTGGATCCCAGCTCCCCGTACTCGGCCAGCAAGGCCGCCGCCGACCTGCTCGCCCTGGCCTACCACCGCACCCACGGACTCGACGTGGTCATCACCCGGGGCGCCAACACCTACGGCCCGTACCAGCACCCCGAGAAGCTCATCCCCCGCTTCGTCACCAACCTTATCGATGGGCACACCCTGCCGCTGTACGGCGACGGCGGCGACATCCGAAACTGGCTGCACGTGGACGACCACTGCCAGGGGATAGCACTCGCGCACCGGGACGGCCGCGCTGGGGCGATCTACCACCTCGGCAGCGACACCGCCCGGACCAACCGAGAGTTGACCGGCTCACTCCTCGCCGAGTTCGACGCCGGTTGGGACCGGGTAACGCCGGTGACGGACCGCAAGGGACACGACCGCCGGTACGCCCTCGACACCACGGAGACCCAGCGCGAACTCGGCTGGAAGCCCACCGTCGACTTCGAGCAGGGTCTAGCCGCCACTGTCGACTGGTACCGGGAGAACCGGGCCTGGTGGGAGCCGCTGATCAAGGCGTGA
- the pafA gene encoding Pup--protein ligase gives MERRIFGLETEYGVTCTYRGQRRLSPDEVARYLFRRVVSWGRSSNVFLRNGARLYLDVGSHPEYATPECDSVADLVAHDRAGERILEGLLVDAEKRLHDEGIAGEIYLFKNNTDSAGNSYGCHENYLVSRHGEFGRLADVLIPFLVTRQLICGAGKVLQTPRGAVYCLSQRAEHIWEGVSSATTRSRPIINTRDEPHADAERYRRLHVIVGDSNMNEVTTLLKVGAADIVLRMIESGVVMRDLTLENPIRAIREVSHDITGRRKVRLASGKEISALEIQQEYLAKATEFVERRGGDQTAKRVVELWGRVLSAVETGDLEPVAREIDWVTKLRLIERYQRKHDLPLSHPRVAQMDLAYHDLRRGRGLYGLLERRGQVDRAATDPEIFEAKETPPQTTRARLRGEFIRHAQEKRRDFTVDWVHLKLNDQAQRTVLCKDPFRAYDERVERLIASM, from the coding sequence ATGGAGCGGCGAATCTTCGGCCTCGAGACCGAGTACGGCGTCACCTGCACCTACCGCGGGCAGCGCCGGTTGTCCCCCGACGAGGTCGCGCGGTACCTGTTCCGCCGCGTGGTGTCGTGGGGCCGGTCGAGCAATGTCTTCCTGCGCAACGGCGCCCGGCTGTACCTGGATGTCGGCTCGCACCCGGAGTACGCGACGCCGGAGTGCGACTCGGTGGCGGACCTCGTGGCGCACGACCGCGCCGGCGAGCGGATCCTGGAGGGTCTGCTCGTTGATGCGGAGAAGCGGCTGCACGACGAGGGCATCGCGGGCGAGATCTACCTGTTCAAGAACAACACGGATTCGGCCGGGAACTCGTACGGTTGCCACGAGAACTACCTCGTCTCCCGGCACGGCGAGTTCGGCCGGCTGGCAGATGTGTTGATTCCGTTCCTGGTCACCCGTCAGTTGATCTGTGGTGCGGGGAAGGTCCTCCAGACACCGCGCGGCGCCGTCTACTGCCTGTCGCAGCGGGCCGAGCACATCTGGGAGGGGGTGTCGTCGGCGACCACCCGGAGCCGGCCGATCATCAACACCCGGGACGAGCCGCATGCGGACGCTGAGCGGTACCGCCGGCTGCACGTGATCGTCGGCGACTCGAACATGAACGAGGTCACCACGCTGCTGAAGGTGGGCGCGGCGGACATTGTGCTCCGGATGATCGAGTCCGGGGTGGTGATGCGGGACCTGACGCTGGAGAACCCGATTCGCGCGATCCGCGAGGTGTCGCACGACATCACCGGTCGGAGGAAGGTGCGACTGGCCTCCGGAAAGGAGATCAGCGCGCTTGAGATCCAGCAGGAGTATCTGGCGAAGGCCACGGAGTTCGTCGAGCGGCGCGGCGGCGATCAGACGGCGAAGCGGGTGGTGGAGCTCTGGGGCCGGGTTCTTTCGGCGGTGGAGACCGGTGATCTGGAGCCGGTGGCCCGGGAGATCGACTGGGTGACCAAGCTGCGATTGATCGAACGTTATCAACGCAAGCATGATCTGCCGTTGTCGCATCCGCGGGTGGCACAGATGGATCTGGCCTACCACGACCTTCGTCGGGGCCGGGGCCTGTACGGCTTGTTGGAGCGGCGGGGCCAGGTGGACCGGGCGGCAACCGACCCGGAGATCTTCGAGGCGAAGGAGACACCGCCGCAGACCACTCGGGCGCGACTCCGGGGGGAGTTCATCCGGCATGCCCAGGAGAAGCGGCGGGACTTCACCGTCGACTGGGTGCACCTGAAGCTCAACGATCAGGCGCAGCGCACGGTGTTGTGCAAGGACCCTTTCCGGGCGTACGACGAGCGGGTGGAACGGCTGATTGCCAGTATGTGA
- a CDS encoding DUF3866 family protein, whose product MVRWRSGTVTAVRRQWGGAVELAVTLADDSMMRALAYPELVGRPRVGDRVLLNAGALLMGLGTGGYALVVALPDRLPPDPPAPADSRAAGHLVKARYTPLQPILLGVDEEASPHRAALADADDLGGLPVVTADLHSALPAVLAGIRADAPDARVAYLLTDGGALPAWFSRTLAGLEGHLAGTISVGQAFGGDLEASTLHSGLLAARHVLHADLAVVAQGPGNLGTGTRWGFSGVAVGEAVNAVAALGGRPVGSLRISAADPRPRHHGVSHHSLTAYGRVALAPAELVVPDELDPALATAVATALAPLTARHQVLRVPVAGLDAALRASPVPLSTMGRGLDADHAYFLAAAAAGRHAVALAG is encoded by the coding sequence ATGGTGCGATGGCGGTCGGGAACGGTAACGGCGGTCCGGCGGCAATGGGGCGGCGCGGTCGAGTTGGCCGTCACCCTCGCCGACGACTCGATGATGCGCGCGCTCGCCTACCCCGAGTTGGTCGGTCGACCGCGCGTCGGCGACCGGGTGTTGCTCAACGCCGGCGCCCTGTTGATGGGCCTCGGCACCGGCGGCTACGCCCTGGTCGTGGCCCTGCCGGACCGACTGCCACCCGATCCGCCCGCCCCGGCTGACAGTCGCGCCGCGGGTCACCTGGTCAAAGCCCGCTACACCCCGTTGCAGCCGATCCTGCTCGGCGTCGACGAGGAGGCGTCCCCACACCGAGCGGCCCTGGCCGACGCCGACGACCTGGGCGGCCTGCCCGTGGTCACCGCCGACCTGCACTCCGCCCTCCCGGCGGTACTGGCCGGGATTCGCGCTGATGCGCCGGATGCGCGGGTGGCGTACCTACTCACCGATGGGGGCGCGCTGCCGGCCTGGTTCTCCCGCACCCTCGCCGGGCTCGAGGGCCACCTCGCCGGCACCATCAGCGTGGGGCAGGCGTTCGGCGGCGACCTGGAGGCGAGCACCCTGCACTCGGGCCTACTCGCCGCGCGGCATGTGCTCCACGCCGACCTGGCTGTCGTCGCCCAGGGTCCCGGCAACCTGGGCACCGGCACCCGCTGGGGTTTCTCCGGGGTCGCGGTCGGCGAGGCGGTCAACGCGGTCGCCGCGTTGGGTGGCCGGCCGGTCGGTTCCCTGCGCATCTCCGCCGCGGACCCCCGACCCCGACATCACGGCGTCTCCCACCACAGCCTGACCGCGTACGGCCGGGTGGCCCTGGCCCCCGCGGAGTTGGTCGTGCCCGACGAACTCGACCCGGCGCTGGCCACCGCCGTCGCGACGGCTCTGGCCCCGCTCACCGCCCGGCACCAGGTGCTCCGGGTGCCGGTCGCCGGCCTCGACGCCGCACTGCGGGCCAGCCCGGTACCGCTGTCGACGATGGGTCGCGGTCTGGATGCCGACCACGCCTACTTCCTCGCCGCCGCGGCGGCGGGACGGCACGCCGTGGCGCTCGCCGGCTGA
- a CDS encoding helix-turn-helix transcriptional regulator: MSRTRTERLVNLVICLLSTRRFLTAVQIAATVPGYEHDPHDVRDHEAFQRKFERDKAELRELGVPLETGTASAFDFEPGYRIARRQYALPEIPLEPAEAAAVGIAARLWQHAGLAAAASSGLAKLRAAGVDVDPQATLGLEPMVTVDPAFAPLTAAARDRREVVFDYRVPDRDEPSGRRLQPWGVVCWRGRWYVVGHDLDRAAARCFRLSRVVGAVRTVGPPGAYEPPAEVDLISYVARSSDPVERTGRARVFVAPGRAAGLRRWAVETTSDSTGDQLVLPYADPEALAGQLVGYGPDVRVLDPPEVREAVIQRLKETVARHDVVAGGAR; the protein is encoded by the coding sequence GTGTCGCGGACCCGTACCGAACGCCTGGTCAACCTGGTGATCTGCCTCCTGTCCACGCGACGGTTCCTGACCGCCGTGCAGATCGCCGCGACCGTGCCCGGCTACGAGCATGATCCGCACGATGTGCGGGACCACGAGGCGTTCCAACGCAAGTTCGAGCGGGACAAGGCCGAGCTGCGCGAGCTCGGCGTCCCGCTGGAGACCGGGACGGCCAGCGCCTTCGACTTCGAGCCGGGCTATCGCATCGCCCGCCGGCAGTATGCGCTGCCCGAGATCCCGCTTGAGCCGGCCGAGGCCGCGGCGGTCGGCATCGCCGCCCGGCTGTGGCAGCACGCCGGTCTGGCCGCCGCCGCGTCGTCCGGGTTGGCGAAGCTGCGCGCGGCCGGGGTCGACGTGGACCCACAGGCCACGCTCGGGCTGGAGCCGATGGTGACCGTCGATCCGGCCTTCGCGCCGCTGACCGCCGCGGCCCGGGATCGTCGTGAGGTGGTCTTTGACTACCGGGTCCCGGACCGGGACGAGCCCTCCGGCCGCCGACTGCAGCCGTGGGGGGTGGTCTGCTGGCGGGGCCGGTGGTACGTGGTGGGGCACGACCTGGATCGGGCCGCCGCCCGCTGCTTCCGCCTCTCTCGGGTGGTGGGGGCGGTGCGGACGGTGGGCCCGCCGGGGGCGTACGAGCCACCGGCCGAGGTGGATCTGATCAGCTATGTCGCTCGTTCGTCGGATCCGGTGGAGCGCACCGGCCGCGCCCGGGTGTTCGTCGCGCCCGGCCGGGCTGCTGGGTTGCGCCGGTGGGCGGTGGAGACGACCTCGGATTCCACCGGTGACCAGCTCGTCCTGCCGTACGCGGATCCGGAGGCGCTCGCCGGTCAGCTCGTCGGCTACGGCCCGGACGTGCGGGTGCTCGACCCGCCGGAGGTACGGGAGGCGGTCATCCAGCGGCTCAAGGAGACCGTCGCGCGCCACGACGTCGTTGCCGGGGGTGCCCGGTGA
- a CDS encoding helix-turn-helix transcriptional regulator, with amino-acid sequence MTRSTRSGSRTSADRLARLLNLVPFLLARPGIEIAEAAGDLGVTERQLREDLELLWVCGLPGYGPGDLIDMAFDGDRVTITYDAGIDRPLRLTPDEALALVVALRMLAETPGVANREAVERALVKIESAAGDRLGAPVAVRLPADNRRVAELRAAVESGRALRITYYSVARDETIERVVDPLRILVVGGRAYMEAWCRRAEGMRVFRVDRIDAVTRLAEPARVPSQAVPHDLTGGVFRPTADLPLVTLRIGRSERWITEYYPCERVEPGDGEWLVSLRVTDLGWARRFVLGLGPEVTVVAPAELATQVHAAATAALEAYAMPPPSAAADPAASTSSR; translated from the coding sequence GTGACCCGGTCTACCCGGTCCGGGTCCCGTACCTCCGCGGATCGGTTGGCCCGGCTGCTCAACCTGGTGCCCTTCCTACTGGCCCGGCCCGGTATCGAGATCGCCGAGGCAGCGGGTGACCTGGGGGTGACCGAGCGGCAGCTGCGGGAGGACCTGGAGCTGCTCTGGGTGTGTGGGCTGCCGGGCTACGGCCCGGGGGACCTGATCGACATGGCCTTCGACGGTGACCGGGTGACGATCACCTACGACGCCGGCATCGATCGACCGCTGCGGCTGACCCCCGACGAGGCCCTCGCGCTGGTTGTGGCGCTGCGAATGCTGGCGGAGACGCCGGGGGTGGCCAACCGGGAAGCAGTGGAGCGGGCTCTGGTCAAGATCGAAAGTGCCGCGGGTGACCGGTTGGGTGCCCCGGTCGCGGTACGGCTGCCGGCAGACAATCGCCGGGTGGCGGAGCTGCGGGCGGCGGTGGAGAGCGGCCGGGCGCTGCGGATCACCTACTACTCGGTGGCCCGGGACGAGACGATCGAGCGGGTCGTCGACCCCCTGCGAATACTCGTCGTCGGCGGCCGGGCGTACATGGAGGCCTGGTGCCGCCGGGCCGAGGGGATGCGGGTGTTCCGGGTCGACCGGATCGACGCGGTGACCCGGTTGGCCGAGCCGGCGCGGGTGCCGTCGCAGGCGGTGCCGCACGACCTCACCGGCGGTGTGTTCCGGCCCACGGCGGATCTGCCGCTGGTCACCCTGCGAATCGGTCGGAGTGAGCGGTGGATCACCGAGTACTACCCGTGTGAGCGGGTCGAACCAGGCGATGGCGAATGGTTGGTCTCACTCCGGGTCACCGACCTGGGCTGGGCCCGCCGCTTCGTGTTGGGCCTGGGTCCGGAGGTCACCGTGGTGGCGCCGGCGGAGCTGGCCACACAGGTGCATGCCGCGGCGACCGCTGCCCTCGAGGCGTACGCGATGCCGCCGCCGAGCGCGGCGGCCGACCCGGCGGCATCGACGAGCAGCCGGTAG
- the tatA gene encoding Sec-independent protein translocase subunit TatA gives MGALRPWHIAVLVVVLILLFGAKRLPDAARSLGRSLRIIKAETKSLHDDDRDLAEKADAQAGYQPMPPQVQQGQHPQQSPYPAPPQQQPVVDPVQRTRDS, from the coding sequence ATGGGTGCCCTCAGGCCATGGCACATCGCCGTACTCGTGGTCGTGCTGATCCTGCTCTTCGGCGCGAAGCGGCTCCCCGATGCGGCCCGCTCGCTGGGCCGTTCGCTGCGGATCATCAAGGCCGAGACGAAGAGCCTGCACGACGACGACCGTGACCTGGCCGAGAAGGCCGATGCCCAGGCGGGCTACCAGCCGATGCCACCGCAGGTCCAGCAGGGGCAGCACCCCCAGCAGTCACCCTACCCGGCCCCGCCGCAGCAGCAGCCGGTCGTTGACCCGGTGCAGCGCACCCGCGACAGCTGA
- the tatC gene encoding twin-arginine translocase subunit TatC, whose translation MAFALRKRGPSSFQRASEGSMTLVEHVRELRNRLFKASLAILVGFGVGLWFAGPVRGILQRPYCELPQAKTTDGACDFVQLGPADLFLLNLKIGLWVGLILAAPVWLYQLWAFIAPGLHKHERRYAYVFTALAAPLFIAGAVLAYFVTSKGLEFLLEVSGPEINTTLDITRYVSFVTNLILLFGVAFEFPLIVLMLNFVGVTSAKRLLGWWRVAVFVFFAFAAVVTPTPDPFGMTALALCLCALYFAAVGVAFLNDKRRGRGKEIYAGLADDEVSPLKEENDPVEASAPVGAPESIAEPEPVVRPAPIERRYDDMT comes from the coding sequence GTGGCCTTCGCCCTGCGTAAACGCGGCCCGAGTAGTTTCCAACGGGCCTCGGAAGGCTCGATGACCCTGGTCGAGCACGTCCGCGAGCTGCGAAATCGGCTGTTCAAGGCGTCCCTGGCGATCCTGGTCGGCTTCGGTGTCGGCCTTTGGTTCGCCGGCCCGGTGCGCGGCATCCTGCAACGGCCATACTGCGAACTGCCGCAGGCAAAGACCACCGACGGGGCCTGCGACTTCGTGCAGCTCGGTCCCGCCGACCTGTTCCTGCTTAACCTCAAGATCGGCCTGTGGGTGGGGCTGATCCTCGCCGCGCCGGTGTGGCTGTACCAGCTGTGGGCCTTCATCGCCCCCGGCCTGCACAAACACGAGCGGCGCTACGCGTACGTCTTCACCGCGCTCGCGGCACCGCTGTTCATCGCCGGCGCGGTGCTGGCGTACTTCGTGACCTCCAAGGGCCTGGAGTTCCTGCTGGAGGTCTCCGGCCCCGAGATCAATACCACCCTCGACATCACCCGCTACGTCTCGTTCGTCACCAACCTGATCCTGCTGTTCGGGGTGGCGTTCGAGTTCCCGCTGATCGTGTTGATGCTCAACTTCGTCGGCGTTACCAGCGCGAAGCGGTTGCTGGGCTGGTGGCGGGTGGCGGTGTTCGTGTTCTTCGCCTTCGCTGCGGTGGTCACGCCCACGCCGGACCCGTTCGGTATGACCGCGTTGGCGCTGTGCCTGTGCGCCCTCTACTTCGCGGCCGTCGGTGTCGCATTCCTCAACGACAAACGTCGGGGCCGCGGTAAGGAGATCTACGCCGGCCTCGCCGACGACGAGGTGTCGCCGCTGAAGGAGGAGAACGACCCCGTCGAGGCGAGTGCCCCGGTTGGGGCGCCGGAATCGATCGCGGAGCCAGAGCCGGTCGTCAGGCCCGCGCCGATCGAGCGCCGGTACGACGACATGACCTGA